One segment of Candidatus Manganitrophus noduliformans DNA contains the following:
- a CDS encoding YncE family protein, with the protein MKSINQVTWFKSLIAVLTLFAVAGCGSQSSPPSSLSQSAGAPAGVEARIFVGNTNGTVSVIEHGVAGNTLVEPIDLFSSVGDMTSSRKNHIFINLGGTNQVAALDPVGEAATFRKFIPVGQRPVHINRDPEGSRIWVQNDSDPATGIDTVTAACNTAQTGSVSVIQNHGTAGHDDEEEEVNAGEVLATICVGKGHHKAAFSTPTATDGSIPLRAFISNIIDGTISVIDNDPGTEASPNSNYLTVIDTIDLCDPAQETGGTCDADLTTPNEAGPHGMVFSNVSGKIYNNNEDYGTVNIINPATPAIETTLDIGFAGATHVTPDGRFVIVRGFDSSTVTGKLTVIDVTNPNGAATHDLVNINPGAIEFTSDGTKMYVAGSGSTQRPTQRRDVVLAYDISALPTLPAPVEITVGTTTAGRSIAILEEGGEATHVFATNRTEGTVSVIDATTDTVVDTVQVGGTPTSLLVFSLEGDLSHE; encoded by the coding sequence TCTCACCCTTTTTGCGGTTGCCGGATGCGGCAGCCAGTCGAGTCCTCCTTCCAGTCTCTCGCAAAGTGCAGGGGCACCTGCCGGGGTGGAAGCCCGGATCTTCGTCGGAAACACGAACGGGACAGTCTCCGTCATCGAGCACGGCGTTGCAGGAAACACGCTGGTCGAGCCGATCGATCTCTTTTCCAGCGTAGGGGATATGACCTCGTCGAGAAAGAACCACATCTTCATCAACCTGGGGGGCACGAACCAGGTCGCGGCGCTCGATCCGGTGGGCGAGGCAGCCACGTTTAGGAAATTCATCCCGGTCGGCCAGCGGCCGGTCCACATCAATCGCGACCCGGAAGGAAGCCGGATCTGGGTCCAGAATGATTCAGACCCGGCGACCGGGATCGACACCGTCACCGCCGCCTGTAACACGGCCCAGACCGGATCGGTCTCCGTGATCCAAAACCATGGCACCGCCGGGCACGATGACGAAGAGGAAGAGGTGAACGCCGGCGAGGTGCTTGCCACAATCTGCGTTGGAAAGGGGCATCACAAAGCCGCCTTCAGCACACCGACGGCGACCGACGGTTCCATTCCCCTCCGGGCCTTCATCAGCAACATTATCGACGGAACGATCTCCGTCATCGACAATGATCCTGGAACGGAAGCCTCACCAAACTCCAACTATCTCACCGTGATCGATACGATCGATCTTTGCGATCCGGCGCAGGAAACAGGGGGAACCTGTGACGCCGATCTCACCACGCCGAATGAGGCCGGTCCACACGGGATGGTGTTTTCCAATGTCAGCGGAAAAATCTACAACAACAATGAAGATTATGGAACCGTCAACATCATCAACCCGGCCACCCCCGCAATTGAGACGACGCTGGACATTGGATTTGCAGGCGCGACTCACGTCACCCCTGATGGCCGCTTCGTTATCGTCCGAGGCTTCGATTCGTCCACGGTGACGGGCAAACTGACAGTCATCGATGTAACCAACCCCAACGGCGCCGCAACGCACGATCTTGTGAATATTAATCCAGGTGCGATTGAATTTACGTCGGATGGGACAAAGATGTATGTCGCCGGGTCGGGAAGTACGCAGAGGCCGACCCAAAGAAGGGATGTCGTCCTGGCCTATGACATTTCCGCTCTGCCGACCCTGCCTGCTCCGGTCGAGATTACTGTCGGAACAACCACGGCAGGAAGGTCGATCGCGATTTTAGAGGAAGGTGGAGAAGCAACACATGTCTTCGCGACCAACCGCACCGAGGGAACGGTGTCGGTGATCGATGCAACTACCGATACGGTGGTCGATACCGTTCAAGTCGGCGGAACACCGACCAGTCTTCTGGTCTTTTCACTGGAAGGGGATCTTTCTCATGAATAG
- the hemE gene encoding uroporphyrinogen decarboxylase: protein MKRESPTNDRFLKACRREPVDCTPVWLMRQAGRYMKEFREVRAKHSLLTVCKTPELAAEVTLQPIKRFELDASIIFADILLPLEPMGLQLEFVKGEGPAIHNPVKDKKGVEALRPVEPEESLGYVMEAIRQVRRELKVPLIGFAGAPFTLASYMIEGGHSRNYLDTKRMMYGAPEVWDLLMTKLVRVLSDYLLAQVKAGAQTLQVFDSWIGALSPDDYRRFVFPHMKALFTALRSAGVPLIHFGTGTATLLELQKEAGGDVIGLDWRVNLDEGWKRLGYDVAVQGNLDPVVLFAPRAEIEKQVDEILRRAAGRPGHIFNLGHGILPETPLESVDAVIERVHRKSAR, encoded by the coding sequence ATCAAAAGGGAGTCTCCCACGAACGATCGATTCTTAAAAGCCTGCCGGCGGGAGCCGGTTGATTGCACGCCGGTCTGGCTGATGCGCCAGGCGGGACGCTACATGAAAGAATTTCGCGAAGTCCGGGCGAAGCATTCGCTCCTGACCGTCTGCAAAACGCCGGAGCTGGCCGCCGAGGTGACCCTTCAGCCGATCAAACGGTTCGAGCTCGACGCGTCGATCATCTTCGCAGACATCCTCCTGCCGCTGGAGCCGATGGGGCTGCAGCTTGAATTCGTCAAGGGAGAAGGACCGGCCATCCACAATCCGGTGAAAGATAAAAAAGGGGTCGAAGCGCTCCGGCCGGTCGAGCCGGAAGAGAGCCTCGGCTACGTGATGGAGGCGATCCGGCAGGTTCGGCGAGAGCTGAAGGTGCCGCTCATCGGCTTCGCCGGCGCCCCGTTCACCCTCGCGAGCTACATGATCGAAGGGGGACATTCCCGGAATTATCTCGATACCAAGCGGATGATGTACGGCGCGCCGGAGGTCTGGGATCTCTTGATGACGAAGCTGGTCCGCGTTCTCTCCGATTACCTGCTCGCCCAAGTCAAAGCGGGGGCGCAGACGCTTCAGGTTTTTGACAGCTGGATCGGGGCCCTCTCGCCCGACGACTACCGGCGCTTTGTCTTTCCCCACATGAAGGCGCTCTTCACCGCGCTTCGGAGCGCGGGGGTGCCGCTGATCCACTTCGGGACCGGGACTGCGACGCTGCTGGAGCTGCAGAAAGAGGCGGGGGGGGATGTGATCGGCCTCGACTGGCGGGTCAACCTGGATGAGGGATGGAAGCGGCTGGGGTACGATGTCGCCGTTCAAGGAAATCTCGATCCGGTCGTCCTCTTCGCGCCGCGGGCCGAAATCGAAAAGCAGGTGGATGAAATCCTTCGCCGCGCCGCCGGCCGCCCCGGCCACATCTTCAATCTCGGCCACGGCATCCTTCCCGAAACACCCCTTGAGAGCGTCGACGCGGTGATCGAGCGGGTCCACCGAAAGAGCGCGAGATGA
- a CDS encoding TlpA family protein disulfide reductase, which yields MKDINQKTKKGGAPAPPRFSLRGIGLFAILVLSWGIFTGMGSKPPQVGGPAPSIQAETLKGKTVSLNDYRGKVVLLTFWATWCEPCKKEMPEIQAAYEKYKEDGLVVLAVNFGEKLDTASSFAHHGKLTFPILLDRRANIAERFGVVSLPVTFFIDQDGIIRERVVGGILTEPSIEETFKRLLKNQSSG from the coding sequence ATGAAAGACATAAATCAAAAAACAAAAAAGGGAGGGGCTCCCGCCCCTCCCCGTTTCTCTCTCCGAGGAATCGGCCTATTCGCGATCCTGGTCCTCTCTTGGGGAATCTTCACCGGCATGGGGTCGAAGCCGCCGCAGGTCGGCGGCCCGGCCCCTTCCATTCAAGCCGAAACGCTCAAGGGGAAAACCGTCTCGCTGAACGACTATCGCGGCAAGGTGGTGCTGCTGACCTTCTGGGCCACCTGGTGCGAGCCGTGCAAGAAAGAAATGCCGGAGATCCAGGCCGCTTATGAGAAATACAAGGAGGACGGCCTGGTGGTTCTCGCGGTGAATTTCGGGGAGAAACTCGACACGGCAAGCTCCTTCGCGCACCATGGAAAGCTGACCTTCCCCATCCTCCTCGACCGGAGGGCGAACATCGCCGAGCGCTTCGGCGTCGTCAGCCTGCCGGTGACCTTCTTTATCGATCAAGACGGAATTATTCGAGAACGGGTCGTGGGGGGGATATTGACGGAGCCGAGCATCGAGGAAACCTTTAAAAGGTTACTGAAAAACCAGAGCTCGGGTTGA
- a CDS encoding heme ABC transporter ATP-binding protein has product MAGAETGGIDIQKVSLSRRGRPILHRIDLKIGGRELIGLIGPNGAGKSSLLKLLMKLLTPTDGAILLDGKDLSEWSHRALAQRVAYLPQSPSLDSAFACREVVLMGRYAHLGRFERESSRDYEIAQEAMRRTATSALADRPVTELSGGELQRVLLARTLAQEASTLLLDEPTANLDPQHQLGVIELVASLVEKGISVVMALHDLHLAARYCRRLILLHQGEVIADGAPRAVLTEQNLRRVYGIEAEITIHPTLHYPVVTPLSIAPPGR; this is encoded by the coding sequence ATGGCGGGCGCTGAGACGGGGGGGATCGATATCCAAAAGGTTTCCCTTTCGAGGAGAGGAAGGCCGATCTTGCATCGGATTGATCTCAAGATCGGGGGCCGGGAGCTGATCGGCCTGATCGGTCCGAACGGCGCGGGGAAGTCGAGCCTCCTGAAGCTGCTGATGAAGCTCCTGACACCGACCGACGGCGCGATCCTCCTCGACGGGAAAGACCTCAGTGAGTGGAGCCATCGGGCGCTCGCGCAGCGGGTCGCCTATCTTCCCCAGAGCCCATCGCTCGATTCCGCCTTTGCCTGCCGGGAGGTGGTTCTGATGGGGCGGTATGCGCATCTCGGGCGCTTCGAGCGGGAGTCTTCCAGAGATTATGAAATCGCCCAAGAGGCGATGCGGCGGACGGCGACGAGCGCTTTGGCCGACCGGCCGGTGACGGAATTATCCGGGGGAGAACTGCAGCGGGTGCTGCTGGCCCGGACCCTGGCGCAGGAGGCGAGCACCCTTCTGCTCGATGAGCCGACGGCGAACCTCGACCCGCAGCATCAGCTCGGCGTCATCGAGCTGGTCGCTTCTCTCGTCGAGAAAGGGATCTCCGTCGTGATGGCGCTGCACGATCTTCATCTGGCGGCGCGTTATTGCCGGCGCTTGATCTTGCTTCATCAGGGGGAGGTGATTGCGGACGGTGCGCCGCGGGCGGTCCTGACGGAGCAGAATCTGCGGCGGGTCTACGGCATCGAGGCGGAGATCACGATTCATCCGACGCTTCACTATCCGGTGGTGACCCCCCTTTCGATCGCGCCGCCGGGGAGATGA
- a CDS encoding tetratricopeptide repeat protein has product MKKWIGFLAALLLAVVTGVVTGPVFADHIEPVQPKGIADEEAKKHFKKGVEAFREDKFDEAVIHFQAAEQEDPTIPETHVNLAMALAAEGQTDRAEKHFDQASNLIAQAESPEMIPQG; this is encoded by the coding sequence ATGAAAAAATGGATTGGATTTTTAGCGGCACTCCTGCTGGCAGTGGTGACCGGAGTGGTGACCGGACCGGTTTTCGCCGATCATATCGAGCCGGTGCAGCCGAAAGGAATTGCAGATGAGGAAGCGAAAAAACACTTTAAGAAAGGGGTCGAGGCTTTTAGGGAAGACAAGTTCGATGAAGCGGTAATCCACTTCCAAGCGGCCGAGCAAGAGGACCCCACCATACCGGAAACCCACGTCAACCTGGCGATGGCGCTGGCGGCAGAGGGCCAAACAGACCGGGCGGAGAAACATTTCGATCAAGCCTCTAATTTGATCGCACAGGCGGAGTCGCCTGAAATGATCCCGCAAGGGTAG
- a CDS encoding energy transducer TonB, with amino-acid sequence MKSKIRLALVLSLLFHMVLLFALFSGENRRGSEIEGLVVELVSLGRIESSASIMGDATGSSDLIPPRPAFPMQSEEALASIAEGAPPSPAPSSVEEAEAQVSPPSNQEEPETVFPEEPDAFSDPDLPPMEEIVEPLSEERFEPEPTFRLVTGGNRSGNDSAGGVGEWEKESGSSDGGAPQPTVSDALPGGIGGAGGGQIGPRFMIPSAGRSNPKPRYPESARAKGREGTALLRVTVLSTGRVGEALIEQSSGHDDLDRSAVEAVMKWTFLPARRGETPVTSSVRIPVIFALDDP; translated from the coding sequence ATGAAGTCAAAGATTCGCCTTGCATTGGTCCTTTCCCTCCTGTTTCACATGGTTCTGCTCTTCGCTCTCTTTTCGGGAGAGAATCGCCGCGGAAGTGAAATAGAGGGTTTGGTTGTCGAATTGGTCTCGCTTGGCCGGATAGAATCGTCCGCCTCGATCATGGGAGACGCCACCGGCTCGTCCGATCTTATCCCACCGCGGCCTGCTTTCCCGATGCAATCCGAAGAAGCCCTCGCCTCCATCGCGGAGGGGGCCCCGCCGTCCCCCGCGCCTTCTTCTGTCGAGGAGGCTGAAGCGCAAGTCTCTCCTCCTTCCAATCAGGAGGAGCCGGAAACGGTCTTTCCGGAGGAACCGGATGCTTTTTCCGATCCGGACCTTCCTCCCATGGAGGAGATTGTGGAACCCTTGTCCGAAGAGCGGTTCGAACCGGAGCCGACCTTCAGACTTGTTACAGGAGGGAACCGTTCCGGCAACGACTCAGCGGGGGGGGTGGGAGAATGGGAGAAAGAGTCAGGCTCCTCAGATGGAGGCGCGCCCCAGCCGACGGTCAGTGATGCGCTCCCCGGGGGGATCGGGGGGGCGGGAGGAGGGCAGATCGGTCCCCGTTTTATGATTCCAAGCGCCGGGCGATCCAATCCGAAGCCGCGTTATCCTGAGAGCGCGCGGGCCAAGGGGAGGGAAGGAACGGCCCTCCTCCGGGTAACGGTTCTCTCGACCGGGAGAGTCGGCGAGGCGCTCATCGAGCAATCTTCCGGGCATGACGATCTCGACCGCTCGGCGGTCGAGGCGGTGATGAAGTGGACCTTTCTCCCGGCGCGGCGCGGAGAGACGCCGGTAACTTCCTCCGTCCGCATTCCGGTGATCTTCGCTCTTGATGATCCTTAG
- the hemH gene encoding ferrochelatase, producing the protein MITRNGNPMKKVPSEQVAVLLMAHGGPDSLDDVEPFLRHIMKDRVPSPEIVSQVRERYRLIGGKSPLLEITQQQAAALEAELNKKSSRFRVYIGMRHWTPFIKEAVKQINEDQSQQLIAISLAPHYSKLSVGAYIQALQTALADAGSDLPMTAVESWHNQPLLLDAFAKKVKEALVAYPEEIRSTIPILFTAHSLPERVLAEGDPYPKELEVTVAGVVKRLGKVNSRFAYQSRGMSPGKWLGPEVDEVLNELAAKGEKHLLIVPVGFVCDHVEILYDIDILYKQTAESKGIALRRTESLNASPLFIQALAAVVHAHLPV; encoded by the coding sequence ATGATCACCCGGAACGGAAACCCGATGAAGAAGGTTCCATCGGAGCAGGTGGCGGTCCTCTTGATGGCCCACGGCGGGCCCGATTCGCTCGACGACGTCGAGCCGTTTCTCCGCCACATCATGAAGGATCGGGTCCCCTCGCCCGAGATCGTCTCGCAGGTCCGGGAGCGTTATCGGCTGATCGGCGGGAAGTCGCCGCTCCTGGAGATCACGCAGCAGCAGGCCGCCGCCCTCGAAGCCGAGCTGAACAAAAAATCGTCCCGATTCCGCGTCTACATCGGGATGCGGCATTGGACCCCCTTTATCAAAGAGGCGGTCAAGCAGATCAATGAGGATCAGTCGCAACAGCTCATCGCCATCAGCCTGGCCCCGCACTACTCCAAGCTGAGCGTCGGCGCCTATATCCAGGCGCTCCAGACGGCGCTCGCCGACGCCGGGAGCGACCTGCCGATGACGGCGGTGGAGAGCTGGCACAACCAACCGCTTCTCCTCGATGCTTTCGCGAAAAAAGTGAAGGAGGCGCTCGTCGCCTATCCGGAAGAAATCCGATCGACGATCCCGATCCTTTTCACGGCCCACTCTCTTCCAGAGCGGGTCCTCGCGGAAGGAGATCCTTATCCGAAGGAGTTGGAGGTGACCGTCGCCGGCGTGGTGAAGCGGCTGGGGAAGGTGAATTCCCGCTTTGCCTATCAGAGCCGCGGAATGTCGCCGGGGAAATGGCTGGGACCGGAGGTGGATGAGGTCCTCAACGAGCTGGCCGCCAAAGGCGAAAAACATCTCCTCATCGTTCCGGTCGGATTCGTCTGCGACCATGTCGAGATCCTCTACGACATCGACATCCTCTACAAACAAACGGCGGAATCCAAAGGAATCGCGCTCCGCCGGACCGAATCGCTCAACGCCTCGCCGCTCTTCATTCAGGCGCTCGCCGCCGTCGTCCACGCGCATTTGCCAGTATAA
- a CDS encoding FecCD family ABC transporter permease, producing MRPSPLTLPLRCTLPSFWPKAGLLSMLLLLLAGMIVVATAVGSVAVPLPVVARLILNQLPFIHLAGWEASQEIIILTVRLPRVLLAALIGGGLAVSGAAMQGLFRNPMADPGVIGLSGGAALGAVIALGSGLAFHHHLILPAFAFAGAFGTVLLVYRIATRDGKTPVTTFLLSGMAVGIFMVSMMSLILSRLTSVAVVGEILFWLMGGLDARGWIHLKVAFVPILLGSAGLLFFARDLNLLALEGEEGAAALGMRVKSVQRFLLLLSSLVTGAAVAFTGTIAFVGLIIPHVVRLIIGPDHRILLPASFLAGGVFLVGADLLARVVISPEELRLGTITSLVGVPFFLYLLHKGIRDGGR from the coding sequence ATGAGGCCGTCTCCGTTGACCCTTCCCCTGCGGTGCACGCTCCCCTCCTTCTGGCCGAAGGCCGGCTTGCTCTCCATGCTCCTTCTTCTGCTGGCCGGAATGATCGTCGTGGCGACGGCGGTCGGATCGGTGGCGGTACCGCTTCCGGTGGTTGCTCGATTGATACTGAATCAACTCCCTTTCATCCATCTCGCGGGGTGGGAGGCGTCACAGGAAATCATCATCCTCACCGTCCGGCTTCCGCGTGTTCTCTTGGCCGCATTGATCGGCGGGGGGCTGGCGGTTTCGGGGGCGGCGATGCAGGGGCTCTTCCGCAACCCGATGGCCGATCCGGGGGTCATCGGCCTCTCCGGCGGGGCGGCCCTCGGCGCGGTGATTGCGCTGGGGTCGGGACTCGCTTTTCATCATCATCTCATCCTGCCGGCCTTCGCCTTCGCCGGCGCCTTCGGCACGGTTCTCCTGGTCTACCGGATTGCGACACGGGACGGGAAGACGCCGGTGACCACCTTTCTCCTCTCCGGGATGGCGGTCGGGATCTTCATGGTGTCGATGATGTCCCTGATCCTTTCGAGGCTCACCTCGGTCGCCGTGGTCGGCGAGATCCTCTTTTGGTTGATGGGGGGCCTCGACGCGCGGGGGTGGATTCATCTGAAGGTGGCGTTTGTTCCGATCCTGCTGGGGAGCGCGGGCCTTCTCTTCTTCGCGCGCGATCTGAACCTCCTTGCCTTGGAGGGGGAAGAGGGGGCGGCGGCGCTTGGGATGCGGGTCAAATCGGTCCAGCGCTTCCTGCTGCTGCTCTCCTCGCTTGTGACCGGCGCGGCGGTCGCTTTCACCGGGACGATCGCGTTCGTCGGCCTCATCATTCCGCATGTCGTTCGGCTGATCATCGGTCCCGATCACCGGATCTTGCTACCGGCCTCATTCTTAGCGGGAGGCGTCTTCCTGGTCGGCGCCGATCTCTTGGCGCGGGTTGTGATCTCGCCGGAGGAGCTTCGCTTGGGGACGATTACTTCGCTGGTCGGCGTTCCCTTTTTTCTCTACCTTCTTCATAAAGGGATTCGTGATGGCGGGCGCTGA
- the hemG gene encoding protoporphyrinogen oxidase, protein MGTEKKKVVIIGGGITGLSTAYFLQEKMKENGLAIDCTLIESDSRFGGKVVTERVDGFVIEGGPDSFITQKPWALDLCKRLGLTDRLIQTNPVEKSIYILSKGQLCSIPEGFNLMVPGRVMPFLFSPLVSLSGKARMGLDLLIPRKETATDESIASFVRRRLGQAAVEQFAEPILAGIYAGDAEKLSMMATFPQFAQMEREHGSLVWGMWMRRWDAAKKPPRKSEWSLFVSLRDGLAGLIEAIRSRLDQVTLLSGRKVIGVRPMEGRFEVSLDGERLLADAVVMTTKTHTAADWIEGWDAPLAKRLRENEYVSTATVSLGFRKADVPHPLNGFGFVIPRREKRKIMAATWTSTKFPGRAPEGHVLIRSFLGGAHQEEVVGLDDASLVSIVREELRSILKIKAEPVVARHFCWIKANPQYHVGHLDWVEGVEKEAAKHRGLYLIGAAYRGVGLPDCIHQGMETAEKIVRSVSSIK, encoded by the coding sequence ATGGGAACTGAGAAAAAGAAGGTCGTCATCATCGGCGGCGGCATCACCGGGCTTTCGACCGCTTATTTCCTCCAAGAAAAAATGAAGGAGAACGGACTCGCGATCGATTGCACGCTGATCGAGTCGGATTCCCGTTTCGGCGGGAAGGTGGTGACGGAGCGGGTCGACGGGTTTGTGATCGAAGGGGGGCCCGATTCGTTCATCACCCAGAAGCCGTGGGCGCTGGACCTCTGCAAGCGGCTGGGGCTGACCGACCGGCTGATTCAGACCAACCCGGTGGAGAAGTCGATTTATATCCTCTCGAAGGGGCAACTCTGCTCAATCCCGGAGGGGTTCAACTTGATGGTGCCGGGGCGGGTGATGCCGTTTCTTTTCTCCCCGCTGGTCTCGCTCTCCGGAAAGGCGCGGATGGGGCTCGATCTGCTGATCCCTCGGAAAGAGACCGCCACCGATGAGAGCATCGCGTCGTTCGTCCGCCGAAGACTGGGACAGGCGGCGGTCGAGCAATTCGCCGAGCCGATCCTCGCCGGGATCTACGCGGGGGACGCCGAGAAGTTGAGCATGATGGCGACCTTTCCGCAATTCGCGCAAATGGAGCGGGAACATGGGAGTCTCGTCTGGGGGATGTGGATGCGCCGGTGGGATGCCGCTAAAAAGCCGCCCCGGAAGAGTGAATGGAGTCTCTTCGTTTCGCTCCGGGATGGGCTGGCCGGTTTAATCGAAGCGATCCGATCGAGGTTGGATCAGGTGACGTTGCTCTCCGGCCGGAAGGTGATCGGGGTTCGGCCGATGGAGGGCCGCTTCGAAGTCTCCCTCGACGGCGAGCGGCTCCTCGCCGACGCGGTCGTCATGACCACCAAGACCCATACGGCGGCCGATTGGATTGAAGGGTGGGACGCGCCGCTGGCGAAGCGGCTCCGGGAGAATGAATATGTCTCGACGGCGACCGTCTCGTTGGGGTTCCGGAAAGCCGACGTTCCCCATCCGCTCAACGGCTTCGGTTTTGTGATCCCCCGTCGGGAGAAGCGAAAGATCATGGCGGCGACCTGGACCTCCACCAAATTCCCCGGCCGGGCGCCCGAAGGGCATGTCTTGATCCGGTCTTTTCTGGGGGGGGCGCATCAGGAAGAGGTCGTCGGTCTGGACGATGCGTCGCTCGTTTCGATCGTCCGGGAAGAGCTCCGGTCGATCCTGAAGATTAAGGCCGAGCCGGTGGTGGCCCGCCATTTTTGCTGGATCAAGGCGAACCCGCAGTACCACGTCGGGCATCTCGATTGGGTAGAGGGGGTCGAAAAAGAGGCGGCGAAGCACCGCGGCCTCTACCTTATCGGGGCCGCTTATCGGGGGGTCGGCCTTCCGGATTGCATTCATCAGGGGATGGAAACGGCGGAGAAGATCGTTCGTTCGGTTTCTTCTATAAAATGA